The Syntrophales bacterium DNA window TTCCAGTAATGAATATTACGAACGGGGTGCCTTCTCCCCTTTTCTAAAGGAGAGTTAGATGGGATTTTCATAGCAATTAGAACTTATTTCAAACAGGTTGGAAATGACAACCGAAAATTGACCACCTGTGCTAACCCAAAATTGACCACCCTGAGCAGTGTTAATAATTAGAGATGATCAGAAAATATCATCCCAGACCTTGCTTATTGTGAACAGTTGGTGAAACGGAGGGAGCCCGTAGGGCGACCGGAGTTTCACCTGCTGATGTGGCCACAACCAATCCGCTGATTCCTATTCGTACCGCCGTTTCAATTCCGTCACTTTTCTCTGGTCATAACCACTATCAGCCCTTATCATTTCCATCGGTGTTTTGTTTCTTCATCGGCGTTGTTCTTTTTCCTTTAAGGCTTTGTTTCAACCGATAGCTCTCCCACGTGCAATTGATGATGTGGGCCTTATGGGTCAGGCGATCCAATAAAGCGGCAGTCATGACCGGATCGCCAAACACCTGAGTCCAGTCAGCAAATCCCAGATTGGTGGTGATTACGTTTGAACCTTTTTCATACCGTTCTGCCAAGACTTGAAAAAGCAGTTCTGATCCTTCTTTGGAAAAGGGAACATAGCCAAGTTCATCAATTTATGTTGAGCTCAACATAAATTGATAAATGTTGAGTCTTTATTAATGTTGAGTTTTTCACTCAAGTGTATCAACAACAAGGATAAACGGAAGAATCTCTCCACATTAATATTCGATCATATTAGAATCTCCTGAATAGCAATTTTATTTGAAAGGAGGTTCAGTATGATTTCAACTATTCGCCCCAAATCGCATCAGAAGTATCTGGCGCTTCCTGTCTTCGGTCCATTTCTCGATGATTTCACACAGTGGTCTTACCTGCATGGCTATACGCTCGGCACTATTCGTAATCAGCTTAAAGGTACGCGTCAAATCATAGTTTTTCTGCAAAAGCAAGGTTTACAATCCATCGGCGAACTCACTCATTGCGATTTTGAAAAAGCCTGCCAGCATTTTCGTCAAGATCGTCCAGCCATTGCAAGCACTGTTCGACGGTTGCAAAAGTTTCTCGAGGAAAAAGGCGAACTGCCACTGCTGTTTCCTACACCCAAAACCCGCTCGGATAAAGAACTGGAGCATTTTGCTGCATACCTGAAAAATGTAAGAGGATTGTCCGACACTACGATTCAATCGCATCGTAGATATCTCGGCCGTTTTCTTAAACAGGTAGGCTTTGATACCAACGAACAGGCCTTGCCCCTTCTAACATTAAAGCAGATAGAAGATTTTATCTGCGCTTGTTCCAGGAACCTTAATCGATATTCATTACAACACGTTGTCGGATATTTGCGTGCTTTCCTTAGATTCGAGTATGGCAAAGGGATTTTACAGTCCCAGCTGCATAAAATGATCGACACGCCAAGAGTATACCGGCTTGAGAAAATTCCGCATTCTCTTCCCTGGTCTATAGTTAATAATCTTCTTAATTCGATTAACCGCACAGACACACAGGGCATTCGTAACTATGCAATGCTGCGTTTAATTACTACCTATGGCCTGAGGTCTTGTGAGGTTGTGTCCTTGGCTTTAGATGATATCAACTGGCGTGCCGGCACTGTCCACATTTTGCAGGGTAAAACTGAGAACAACCTTGTCCTTCCTTTAACGGATGATGTAGGTCAAGCGTTGATTGATTATTTGACCCGGCGACCAGAACTTCCATACCGCGAGATCTTTCTCCGTATCCGGGCACCAGGCGGGCCTTTAAAACCAACGGCTGTCTCCGAAGTATTTCAGCGCCAGGTTCGTTTAAGTGGCCTGGATATTCCATACCAGGGTCCCCATTGCCTTCGGCACTCCTATGCCGTTCATCTGTTGCGGCACGGCACTTCGGTTAAAGTCATCGGCGACATTTTAGGACATCGTAACCCAGAGAGCACCTGTGTCTACTTGCGGTTAGCCACCGATGATCTGCGTGGTGTAGCACTTGAAGTGCCACATTGTATAGATGACGGGATCCGTATCAACATTAAGGCGCTAAACGATCTGCCCACTGTAAGATGGTGTAAGGGAGTCAAGCTGGCAATGCCGTTACAAAGCTTTATCACAGAAGATATCAAGTCATATCTGCACCTGCATCGCTCCCTCGGCAAAGAATACAGGAACGAGGAGAACACTTTGCATTCTCTGGATTCTTTCCTGGCAACTCAGAGTCCTTGGATACAGAAGCTGGATGGAAAGATATTCAGCCAATGGTGTGATATCTTTGCTCACCTTTCACCCACGGTCAGAAGAAATCGTATGCGGATCGTTCGCAACCTCTGCCTCTATCGCCGGCGATCGCACCAGCATAGCTTTGTTCCTGATATCCTGACATTCCCAAAAGACCATTCGCAATTTAT harbors:
- a CDS encoding ATP-binding protein, with the protein product MDELGYVPFSKEGSELLFQVLAERYEKGSNVITTNLGFADWTQVFGDPVMTAALLDRLTHKAHIINCTWESYRLKQSLKGKRTTPMKKQNTDGNDKG
- a CDS encoding tyrosine-type recombinase/integrase, which codes for MISTIRPKSHQKYLALPVFGPFLDDFTQWSYLHGYTLGTIRNQLKGTRQIIVFLQKQGLQSIGELTHCDFEKACQHFRQDRPAIASTVRRLQKFLEEKGELPLLFPTPKTRSDKELEHFAAYLKNVRGLSDTTIQSHRRYLGRFLKQVGFDTNEQALPLLTLKQIEDFICACSRNLNRYSLQHVVGYLRAFLRFEYGKGILQSQLHKMIDTPRVYRLEKIPHSLPWSIVNNLLNSINRTDTQGIRNYAMLRLITTYGLRSCEVVSLALDDINWRAGTVHILQGKTENNLVLPLTDDVGQALIDYLTRRPELPYREIFLRIRAPGGPLKPTAVSEVFQRQVRLSGLDIPYQGPHCLRHSYAVHLLRHGTSVKVIGDILGHRNPESTCVYLRLATDDLRGVALEVPHCIDDGIRINIKALNDLPTVRWCKGVKLAMPLQSFITEDIKSYLHLHRSLGKEYRNEENTLHSLDSFLATQSPWIQKLDGKIFSQWCDIFAHLSPTVRRNRMRIVRNLCLYRRRSHQHSFVPDILTFPKDHSQFIPYILSSLDIARLLRAAQLLPAMPQSPLRPQTMRLAIALLYTSGLRRGELLRLTFGDFDAAESTLFIRSTKFHKERIIPLSATTDAELRTYLNERQRCGLSMKESSPIIWNNAGGAEGRAYTGTGLAQNWRLLCASLKILTSKGIPPRIHDIRHSFAVNALLRWYHNGENVLAKLPQLSTYMGHVSVVSTQCYLLFAGSLRSVASARFEQKYGNIITDDIEAPKPCSPRIAATGGA